The following nucleotide sequence is from Lytechinus pictus isolate F3 Inbred chromosome 10, Lp3.0, whole genome shotgun sequence.
CTCTTCCTCCTCGATAGCTCAAGAGGGGTGAGTTAATGTTATGATCAAAGACACTTTATacaaaaaatgtattgaattttgataattgatctgtatattttcttgtttattgAATTTATGAAGTTCGGAACTTGTACATCATTTTTCTTACGTTGTTGGATAATGCGCAGAATTATAATGAACgataattatgaatattatatgATTGGCCAAAACTTGCGACGTCAAGAAAATGttattgattattatgatgaaaatatatgaaaatgtttGAACGATATGACTGATTCAATGTATCCTATCAgtttatttgataaataatcCTATTTGTTTTGGAAAgtacatttttatgaaaaacaatCAATGTGAGTAATTCCATCAGAAGTGGtcgttatttttatattattttatgaagtAGGCATCACTAGTACTCTATATAAAATAGTGTATGTTATGTGGACAAGAtgtaaaaagaatgaatatatataaaagagttacgtaaaataatttgattcgttattgttttgtttatattatgaaataaaggttCCTTTTTATTGtctggaataaaaagaaaagaaacaaattactTGGTTGACCATCTGAAAAATCTACATGAGGTTTTGAATTGTTTAAGAATATACCATATCTCATTATTATTGGTGCTGATGCTGTCAAacattgatgtacatgtactcatcTGTTTGCTGCAGGCTACAAGATGTAAATAATATTCGGTTTATCGATAGATGCGATCTCTAGAACTTATGCATTGCCATTACCAAATCGACTGCACGGCAATCGCAtagaggtgtgtgtgtgggagggggggggcgctTGGGGGTCATGgcccgaaaaaaaaatttaccttaaaaaaatggtgaaaaggaaaaacaaaaggaaaggaaaagagggtgaaatatatatttttctggaTACTATACGCCAAGTATGGCCcctcaaataaaaaatgtagccaAAATATTGCTGAATCAAGAAAGTAACTGCTGAAGAGAATGGAGAAGGATGGGTAAAATAGAGATATAGAATAAATCGATATCAAGGAGTGAGAAATGATACCACAAACTGTTAACAAAGTCAGAAaagaaagttgtttttaggCTGAAGCGGTTTATGCAAAGATTTTCGCCCCGGGCTAATATTGACAGCGAAACAACTTGTACAAAGGTACATCGAATCTATTGGATCAATCATTGAAAAGAATCGATATCTCCACAAATCAATAGcatcattgaaataaaacatacagTTACATCCCATTTTCATATTGAATGACAAACGATTCGACGTCCCTTGTAATTTCAAAACTAGAAGAGAGCCGAGTGGGCGCATGCCTTGAGTTTTCAAGGTGCTgctttttcatgttttctttttccatattttaGCCATTTCTTCGCCTCCGACACATTACGATAATCGTTATTACCCCCAATTATAGTATCGCACGTCGAACAGcaaaatacaaatgatattcacaTGGTTGCGATTTCAATGGTTTATAGACAGTAGCTGCATGGTTTTATCACTTTCCGAAGTGGTTTTCTACATAAAAGATGGGCATATATAAGACGACAGTTGCTAAGGAACgtcacctttttttctttctttttaaatctttcttCTGAATACAATGATGGTGCGCCAGCAAGGGGACTGACTGACCTCTCGGGGACTGACCCTATGAATTTAAATAGCGAAGAAAAACTGGGTCAGATTATCATATACGTACGATAATATTACGGTATCCATGTCTATAGGCCGAAAAGGAAGAAGCTATATTGTGCAGTTACAAATCAAATCAACCCATTCAAATCAATACCACATACAGAATCTTCGATCTGGGTTCCgttacacaaaggttagcgattaatcgtaagcttgattttcacaatgttatggtacattgtagtcaatgcaatcaatcgcaaaaaatgttctacgattgattgctaagctttgtgttacggcccCTGATGATATCCCTGCTTGACACAGAGCGGTCAAGATTATTTGATATAGGTAGTACGCAACCGAGTAATACGTTTTAccttacactgtaaaaatattaggtaaaattttaccaccacgagggtaattatgtgtccaaccgatttggggcagtattttaccaaaTGCGGGAAgaatattgtccagtaaggtaaaaaaaaataagcagcaattaatttagaatgggcaaaatcatcacactggataaataaaaatgcccaaaagaaatgcccaatgttggttggacacataattaccctcatggagcacttttatcCAATATATTTTAGAGTGTACAGTTCaacattttttatacttttatactttctttttatcttttacttctccttttttctatatttcttctttttcactATTTGAAATACGTCATACATTTCTAGGAATACAACCCTCTGGAATTATGTTTTTGGTCTGTTTGCTTTTTCATCAAGTCTTTATGGAAAAAACTTTAGTATATAGCTCGTTTAATATCTCATTTATAAAAATCACAGGCCTATTATTTTCAGTCAGGAGTGTCGATTCAAATTCTGACGAATGACGTGTCTACATTAATAATCCCAATCCCCTCATACTCGCTAAAGGGAGACAGAAAGGGAGAGGGGCAGATAGAAAATGTATCCCTTCCTCATCCTCTCCTCTTCTCTAAATGCAAAGGAGCTAATCTCAGAGTGAGATGAGGGACCAGTCCTGATGGAGATTTCGGTCGTTCAAGAGTGAATTTGCACCTCTTTTGGAGTGAAAGTGTAAAACTGATGCaagttttcactccaaaaagGTGAAAACCCACTCTTGAATGACCGAAATCTCACTCCATCAGGACTTGTCCCTCATCTCACTTTGAGAGGAGTGTGATTATAGAGACCATATTATAGGGTTAGCTCCTTTGCATTTTTTAGAGTAACCCTTTCTGTCTCCACCTTTTTCGACAAACGTCTTGCACCATAATTCCATCTCCTCTTCGGTTTATTTCCGATTCGTCTAATGTcaattcatccaattgccaactAGTCTACGTTCATTTGGTTTaacatcagttcgtctactatccacatggtctaattgccaattcgtccactcaccatatcATCTAATatccagttggtccaatagccatttagtccatataccacttgttctaattggactaagtgttaattgtgcaaaatgaatgaaaaaaatggatattagaccaactggttatgataCGAAATTgttgtagacgaaatggtgattagacgaagtgatgattggatcTAATGAtttttagacgaaatgttgatggacggaatggcagtAGACTAAATAAAAGTAGACTATATGATGattggacgagttggcagtagaccaACTGGCAATTTACCTCTTCTTCCACCTTCATTATCCCCTCTTCTCACTGACTCTTTCAACATTGCCAATTTTCTCTgtataccccctcccccatttccCCCACCACTATTTTCAactcctctccccctctccctctttctatacctctctctctctcccgacGCTCTGCGTCTCTTTTAACTTCTTTGTTCAAACAttgacaaacaataaaaaaaaatcgagtgAATTATAATTTAAggtgttattttatataaattcatatatagaCTTCAACAAATTCACAATaaagtgtatgtacatgtataacatgtcCGTTAACCATCAAGATCATAACCAAATTACCAGCATATCAAAAGGAAACTCCATCTTCACATGAAGTTAATATCAATATCAGAGAAAATTTGGAGAAAATCAGTGAGAAAtgataaactacatgtaaatcttaCATGTATCctttttttacgttttattcCAACCCAAAAATTGCCACTGGAAGACtaaagaatattttgttttgtttacttaTGAAATACATAGAGGTAAACAACGTATACGTGTATAGACAAATGACGTTATAAAATGCAAGcttttaaaacaatatcattCGTTCGGTTTTCATAATTATAGccctttttaaacaaagaaacATTTAGTTTGAGTGTAGACTTCCCCTTTTAAACGTACGGGTATACATTTTGGTCATGGAGCTATAACGGAACTTGAGCTCCATGGTCATGACGGTTGTATAGTgatgttgtctacattcaacactcagcatgaaggagtgcattttgtggtgggggttcactaacttttcagcACAACTGTAGGCCTACGTATGCATTATGAGTATGATGATGGTTCAAAGATCGAAAGAAAAGGTTTGAGATTCGGACATCATTCTTCATATTTGCACAAGAATAATAATAGTGcttaaatgtatgttttacgCTTCGTGGTAATTGTTTTAATGCAATTGCCCTTTGGTCGGGTCGAATTGATATGGCCTAAACATCAACTCAAACACGGAATTCAAACTAATTAATTGATTCATTGATAGAGAGTACATGCTTTATATTTATGCATTACACAGGGATTTAATGTTTACTATACACGGTAACATTGATGACCTATGGACGCACTACATATCTTCCTCTTTTGAACATCATTTTATGACGgaaagcaggggccgcggaacggtttccaaagtggggggggggggcatcatatggtcatttttacttttttgtatgGGGGAGACATGGTAAAAAtaatctgttgagatttagccTTTACTATTAACGTTCTGTTCAAAGCAGAAAATACCCATTTTGAATTCTTTTAGATTGACCCAAattaatgatataattttctattATGTACGTTTGGACGATACATGCAAACGATATACATAAACTATAGAACGTTTATCATATTCCAATGAGCCACATGATAATGGTATAAAATAAATCCTGAGCAAATGCATTCATTTGATACATAAAAACCGTAGAACCAGGTTTGCGTGACGACACCACATAAAGTTACCGTCGGCAATTTCATACAcagcttcattaaaaaaatgatcactATATCTGGATTTAAGTGTAGAAGTACAGGTTTCATTCATATGTTTTTGAAGTGTCTAAGTTGACAGCtattttaatcatgttaatatgaGTATTTTTCATTAAGTTCTAGATGATGATTGTATCTACCTCAGATCAATAACAGATTTCAACAGATTACAATCTGTGTTAAAAACATGCCTTTTTAAAAAGCACATGTATTAGCCCTATacaaaattcaaacaattattCCACACGCAAAAATACTATTTATGacgattattatcatttatcatgatGCGAATGTAGAAGTATCAAGCTAAATATAACAAGGGCAAAGTATGGAATTATGACACCACTCCTTGATGGGTTTTATTACATTTTACGAGTCTGTATCACATGCAATGCCTTCACTTAAAAGAAAGCCAGCAAGATTTACAGTAAAAACATTATAGTCACTGTTAATGTTGACTATCAATATTTAAGAATGCGCAAGTTTACTTATATTTGATTGTCTGACAATATCATAATAATTAATTTTGAAGGAACAATTAAGTAATCATGCAGCTGATAATCAAGAGGATTCTCTAGGATTAGCAAGTGCAATGATAAAGGTTAAACTATCCAATTACAAATTTCGTCCATTATCTATGTAACGCTATTTGACTTGCATAACATAGCGCGCGAAAGCCGGATATCTCCTTGATTAAAGAAATACAGTATATAGGTGTAGCTCTttacaagaaatatattttaaataaataaaatgatgatttttcttATGCCCTTACTCAGAATTGAAGTCAGTGGTTCGGGGTGTCTTTTGCATCCCGCAAAccatattttcccccttttcgaAAAATTGTAATACTGATTTTGTTATGgggtgaataaataaaataatttcaggataacACTCTTTACTATTTCTTATACTTTATATTCGATAAGCAATTACAAATTTCTGTTACAATGTATAGTCTGTATACTTACATGTACTATATTCATACTCAAAAATTTTACACGTAAAAACCTGAGAATAGTAAGGacggattgaaaaaaaaaatactttcaaaggCAAGATCATCTTTACAAACACATTTAACTAATTGCATAGGCAAAACATCACTTCCtgaatataatacatgtaaattcatATCGTTAGAATATACTTTAGAAAGCGAAATTATTAATCCAATAGTTTAGGGTAGAGTGATAGACCATCACCaacaaagcagaaaataaacaaaaatataggaTAATTTCGGAACAAATATTGTAGATTCCATAATTTGCTTTATGTATATTTGCAGTTCGGATGTCATGTCACAAACCTACATCAATAAATAAACATTGATTTAATATCAGATTATCACTTTTAAATTGTAACACAAGCGCACGGTCGACTTATTTCAATATGAAATGATGTAATATGGGTACAACATAATGGTAACAAAACTAACAATGGTAATAACTGCGATGATGTGTCAAGAATAACAAATCgtaatgatcatgatggtggtggtgattaacttaattgattattttctaATATGATGTTCATCATTTCATTAGACCTTGTCTTAGAGTGTTGCCAGGCCAGGTACTTGTTGTCTGATGGCGAGGTGATGTGAATTTGGGATTGCTGGAGACCACACCTTCAAAAGTTGGTTCCCAAATTTGAAGAGGAATTGCAGCAACgtgtttcttttgtttagtcCATTTGTCTTTCGATCTCCTCGGCGAATCTGGTGACGACTGCGAATTATTACCGCTTTTCTTTGTAACCTGATCTTCCTTGCCCTGTCGCCCCCCTCCTCGGATTCCTTCACTATAAGGAGATTGATTAACATGATTCGGAGCTTCGTAGGAGTCCTTACTCTCGTTTTCTCGTTGTGATGGCACCACGAGGACATTGAAAGATGGAGATTTCTTCTGGGTGGGGGAGAGAATACCTTTAGTTGGCGACGGCGACGGTGTGTGCGCAGTTCCGACGTCGGGTTCGTAAACACGTTCCCGTAAAAGATTGGTTGTCTTTGAATGTGGTTCGTTGGGAGGGTGTTTTAACGAGGTGGGTGGTAAAGGAGGGAACCGTGTTTCTGAACCGTTCGACACCTTACTGGTGGTCAGGGGTTTTGGAACAGATTTACCCCCTCTCCGGGATGTGCTTGAAGGCAGTGATAGAGCTCTCTCAAGTCTACTCTTAGGAAGAGAATCGCAGAGGGAGCTTAAAGTCATTCCTGATAAATCAATCGCTGACGATCCACTTTTGCTTCGTTCACGATTCTTTCCATTCGATTTCGATCTCCATTTCTCGATGTAAAGATCCGTCTTTGATCGATGCAACCAAGTCGGCGTCGAACCCTCACTCATCGTCTCTCTCGGGTCGGTGAGAGGTAATCGTCGAAGAGCACTCTTGCTCCTCGTCAACCCATGGAACGTCCGTTGTCGGATCACCATGTATTTGTCGAGTCTCTCATTGATGGATCGCTTAAAGATGTCAGAATCCGAGCTCGACACCGCATTTGAAGCGTTCGGTTTTATCTGCACTCTTGCAACGTCGACGGCGCAGTGACGCGGTGACCAATCCGAGATCGAGAAGCCGTATGGGTCCCCGGCGTCGTAGACGGTGGATGCTGGCATCACTGTCGGCATGGGGGTGATGATCTGCTGATCGGGACTCGCCCCCAGAGTCCCTTGATTACCGCTACCAGCCGGTGGAGGGGCATGGTGGTACATGGTCCTGTAGGAAGAGATCGGGGGTGCCGTGTTGATCGTCTCGACATCATTGGTGTCGGCTGGAGTACCACTGAAATTACTCCATCTAGTTTCCGCCATCGGTCCTCGCGTCATAATACAAGCTTGAAGTTAATCTTCCATTCTGTGCTCCGattaaattcattaatttttaatattcattcacCAAAAGAG
It contains:
- the LOC129269509 gene encoding uncharacterized protein LOC129269509 codes for the protein MTRGPMAETRWSNFSGTPADTNDVETINTAPPISSYRTMYHHAPPPAGSGNQGTLGASPDQQIITPMPTVMPASTVYDAGDPYGFSISDWSPRHCAVDVARVQIKPNASNAVSSSDSDIFKRSINERLDKYMVIRQRTFHGLTRSKSALRRLPLTDPRETMSEGSTPTWLHRSKTDLYIEKWRSKSNGKNRERSKSGSSAIDLSGMTLSSLCDSLPKSRLERALSLPSSTSRRGGKSVPKPLTTSKVSNGSETRFPPLPPTSLKHPPNEPHSKTTNLLRERVYEPDVGTAHTPSPSPTKGILSPTQKKSPSFNVLVVPSQRENESKDSYEAPNHVNQSPYSEGIRGGGRQGKEDQVTKKSGNNSQSSPDSPRRSKDKWTKQKKHVAAIPLQIWEPTFEGVVSSNPKFTSPRHQTTSTWPGNTLRQGLMK